The genomic DNA tTTATACTACAACACAActattaaaatgacttttttttttttttttgagacagagtctcactcttatcacccaggctggggtgcagtggtgtgatctcagctcactgcaccctgtgcctcccaggttcaagtgatcctcctgcctcagcctcccgagtagctgggattacaggcacatggccccatgcctggctaatttttgtatttttagtagaaactgggtttcaccatattgcctgggctggtcttgaactcctgacctcaggtgacccacctgcctcagcctcccaaagtgctgggattataggcgtgagtcaacACACCCAGCCATAAAATGACTTCTTTAAAAACTGACAATACCaattgctggtgaggatatggagcaactagaactctTGTACATTGCTAGTGTGAATataaaaatagtacagccacCTTGAATAACAACTTGCAGTTTTTTATacagttaaacatacacttaccatacgACACAGCAATACCACTCTGACATATTGACACGagtgaaatgaaaacttatgtttgcacaaaaacctgcacatgaatacAGCCTGTATTTGCAAGTGCCCAGAACTGGAAGCAACTCACCTATCTTTCATCTGGGGAATGAATCAACAAACTATAGTATTCATAACATAATGTACccggcaataaaaaagaatgagctactGATACACATATcaatatgaatgaatctcaaatgaatattactaagtgaaagaagacagactcAAAGAGCTACTAAGTGTATATAGCAATTTCATGTATGATGTCCTGCAAAAGGTAAAACTCGAAGGACAAAGAATATGTAGAAATTGCCAGAGGTTAGGGTGGAGGGAAGGGTTCATTATAAAGGGGCCCAAGggctttttggggtgatggaagtgttctgtatattgattgtggtggtgattaCATGACTTTATGCATTTGCCAAAACCCATAGAACGGTATACGGAAAAAGtgacttttactttttgtaaaagatacctttatgttttaaaaattaagaaaaaaatgaagccaggcaaggtggctcacacctgtaatcccagaactttgggaggccaaggtgggcagatcgcctgaagtcgggagttcgagaccagcctcgccaacatggcaaaaccctgtctctactaaagacacaaaaaactagccagatgcagtggtacacacctgcaatccccagctactccagaggctgaggcaggagacccgcttgaacccagcaggcagaggttgaggtgagaggagatcatgccactgcaccccagcctaggtcacagagcgagactccatctcaaaaaacaaaaagaaagaaagaaagaaagaaagaaagaaagaaagaaagaaagaaagaaagaaagaaagaaagaaagaaagaaagaaagaaagaaatcatatcTTATTATAACTTCACATCAATTTGTGCAGAAAGATAGTGTgtccaatttaattttaaaaaatgctcaaagataaaatgtacattattttagttctttttaatttcatagatattgattgattgattgattgagacagggtcttgctctgttgcccaggctggagtgcagtggagtgatcacagctcactgcaactgcaacctcctgggctcaagtcatcctcctgcctcagcttcccgagtagctggaactacagacacacgccactacccccagctaatcttattattttttgtagagatagggtctctctatgttacacaggctgggctggaactcctgggctcaagtaatcctcccaccttggcttcccagagagtgctgagattacaggcatcagccacagcacccagccctagttctgttttttaaaacatgctcTAACAAAATCCTTAGGAGTTTTTTAAGCAGTGTAGGATTAAAAGGAGCTATAGGTGTTTGAAACAGCATTGCTCTacattaagaaaatacatttctttgaatggaaaataaattatttaaaatggaaaataaaatgaccGGGAGCAGGGAGGACAAGATGCTAGTGTTTGTTGCTTTGAATTGAAAAACCCAAGGGTACTTTTCATATTACTCTGAGTACTTTTCCCTAGTACCACCCACCCCCCACAGGGCTGTCTTAGGGATTAATTTAGATACTATAGAGTGCTGAGCATAGCATCCAACCCACAGTAAAGCCCAAACcattggttgggcatggtggctcatgcctgtaatcccagcactttgggaggccaaggcaggtgactcacttgaggtcaagagttcaagaccagcctggccaacatggtaaaaccccatctctactaaaaatacaaaaattactcgggcatggtggcgtgaacctgtaatcccagctactcgtgaggctgaggcatgagaatcgcttgaacctgggaggcagaggttgcagtgggctgagaccgagtctctgcactccagcctaggtaacagagcgaaactccatgtcaaataaataaataaataaataaataaataaataaataaatacccaaaCTATCTCAGCTTCTCCCATCCCCCAAGTCCAGACCATCCCTTCTAAGCTGGTCTGTGAGGTCTAGGAGGTCCTGAtggtctccctttctctccctaaTCAGTCTGGGGGCTCCCTGAGAAATAGCCAGAGGAGCCCCATCACCCATCACCAGGACAGGGAGTGGCGCCTCAAAGGGCTGGGAGTGAATGACTCCACCCAGGGCCTGGCTAACAGTGGGTGCCCAGGAATTATTATTTCGAGCCATTGACTGAGTACACACAAGGGTGGCCCTGATAGTGAGGCTATCCTACCCAACCAGGAAGAGGCTTGGGCAAACGTGGGGCACTAAGAGAGGCAATTTCTTGGCCAAGGGACCCCCATCCTCTCCATTGCATACCCGATTTGATGGGGTGTTACAGGCCTCTCCAGGAGGGGCAGAGGTGCTCCTTTACCGTcagcttcctccctctccctccaagGGTGGATTCCCCTGGCCGCAGCCAGGCAATGGAATGTTGTGTGGTTGGTTGCCAGGCAACCAGAGCCTGCTGGTGGCTGCCTTCTGGGAGAGCTGAGCAGGCTTCCACACCACGCTCCACAGAACCCCCAGGGTCTCCTAGGCTTGTGCAAAACTCCAGCTGGTGGAAAGAAAGCTGGGGCAATTGCCAGAAGGATGGCGGTGCCCTGGGAGGAGTATTTCCGACTGGCTTTGCAAGAGAAACTGTCTACGTGAGTGGGACATAGAGGGAGGGAGGGCCAGAAGGAGGGCGGAATGCGTGGGCTGGCCCATCCCTTCTTCCTCACCTCCTGCGTCCTGGCTTCTTTGGGCAGATCACAGTGGGGTTACTGTCCCcacttcacagaggaggaaactgaggctcagggagaaaCCAAGACATCACCGTGGTCTCAGGGATCGTTCCTGATCCCCCACCCCTAGCTGACATCCGGCTGAGATTAAATCATTCAAACCAAGCTGGGAAGGAATTATTCTATGAAATCCTGCTCCCCAATCCACCCCCAAAACTGCATTTTCAGGAGGAACAGAGGAAGCTTGTTCTGTGCCTCCTTCGTGTTCAGCAGCATGGCCTCAAGTCCCAACCTCAGTATTagcatctgtaaaatagggaggGGGATTTCCTCCCGGACCATGGCTGGGAAAACCTTGATGATTACACATTAGTCATTCATTCTGCTCTCCCTTTCTCCCGAGGCGCTGGACTCCAGAACCCCACTGCCTCCTGGGCCTCTCCCTGCAGAGGTATCAGGCATTTTGGGCTTGGCCATAGCAGGGAGCTGGTCTCCCCACCTGACCTGCTCTCCTGCAGACTGCCCTGGCAGTAACATCCTTCTGGTTCCTGGGGTCACCTCTGACCCATTTCTCATCCCCCTCCCCACGCCATCAGTTCTGCTCTCACCTCCCGCCACTGCTGCCCTGCTTGGAACCACACTATCTCTGGAATATCCCGTGGCACCACCACTGGTCTCCTGCAGCTGCCCACTGTCCTTGCTCCTCACAGCAGCCAGAAGGACCCCTCCTCTGCCCAAAATCCCCTGCTCCACTCCCACTTCACTTAGAGTCAAGGCCAAAGTCTCCACTCACCATGGCCCACCGCAGTTGGATTCTCAGCCGCTCCCTGCTCCCAATTCCCATCTTTTCCCTCCTCACTCCCTCCTCTGCACCCACCCTAGCTGCACCAGGGTCCTAGAATCTGTTCCCTGGAGATGTCCACGTGGCTTgctccctcttctcctccaggTCTCTGCTCAGATGCCACCTCCTCCCTGTTGAAAGATTCCTTTAGTCGCTTAATTTTTCATCTCAGTGCCTACCATGTCCTgtcattctttattattattattattattatttattagctTGATTTTCTGTGGCTCCCAGCAGAATGCCAGCTCATGAGGGaacagggatttttgtctgtccTGTTCACAGCTGCACCCCCAGTCCTACAAGGGTGCCTGGTccagagtaggtgctcaggacaatttgttcaatgaatgaagaATTCATCcaggttgcagtggctcacgcctgtaatcccagcactttgggataccaaggcaggcggatcacatgaggtcaggagttggagatcagcctggccaacagggtgaaaccttgtctctactaaaaatacgaaaattagccaggcatggtggcgtccacctgtaatcccagctacttgggaggttgaggcaggagaattgcttgaacctggaaggcgagaggttgcggtgagccaagctcgtgccactgcactccagcctgaatgacagagcgagactccatctcaaaaaatatgtaataataataataataattcaaccagatatggtggcttatgcctgtaatcccaacatgttgggaggctgaggcaggaggattgcttgagtcatgagttcaagaccagcctgggcaataaagcgagacctcatctttacaaaaaaaaaaaaaagttagccaggtgtggtggcacacgcctgcagtcccagctactcaggagacgagatgggaggatcgcttaagctcagaagtgagctatgattataccactgcactccagcctgggtgacaaagcaacacccaaaaacaagtctcaaaaaaaaaaaaaaaaaaaaaattaaacagccaGCAGGTGGCTAATGGGGCACTCCAGACACAGTGGTGAGATGTGGGGCCCTGAAACATGCTTCCTTCACCCCTACCTCCTACTTGAGCCTCCAGAAAGCTGCCAGAGCAGGCTGAGGATTACGTCCCACCAGTGCTGCGTCTCCTGGAGAAGAGGCAAGAGCTGGTAGATGCAGACCAGGCCCTGCAGGCCCAGAAGGAGGTGAGCCCTGACTACTGTAACGAGGTGGTGAGCCGGCGGATGGGAAGTGATGGAGCCAATTTATTAGTGACAAGGTCTGAGACAAGTGATTTTACCACTCcaagccttgatttcctcatctgtcaaatggggatcaAATGAGACCAGCTGTTGGTGCAAATAAATTTGTGAGCATTGagtatgtgctgggcactgcatTAAGACCTGGAGGTCTTACAATGGTCCCTGCCCTTGTGGGGCTCACAGTCTGGAGAGGAAAACAAGTAAGTGTTCAGGTGGTGACTGCTACAGGGAAGAAGCACTGGGCAGGGGTTGTGGGAGCCCAGAAGAAGTCCCTACCTCCCCATGGGGGTGGTCAAGGAGGGCTTTTTGGAGGAAGTAATGTCTTGGGGATTGCTGAAGGGCAAGTCGGCTTATCCAGCAAAGGCGAAAGGgataaggaaggaaaaacaggcaGAGAAAAACCATACACAAAGACTGGCTGGAAGACAAGAACCACACACAGGTGGTTAAGCGGCCCGAAAACAGAGTATGGGAGGAGAGAGGGTAAGATGAGGCCTGAGGGAAGCACAGGGACACTGGCATTCGGGGGCTGGAGGAGGGTGtttcggcttcatccctgggtgATGGGAGCCACGGATGGGTTGAGCCGGGAGCAGCCACAGATTAGGGACAACAGGTGGAAAGGGTTAAGTGTGAACCTGAGAGCATGGGAGGACCCGGACCCCCAAACCCACACAGACAACCCACTCCTCACCCCCAGGTGTTCCGCACCAGAATGGCAGCTCTGAAACAGCGCTGGGAACAGCTGGAACAGAAGGAGCGGGAGCTAAAGGGGTCGTTCATCCGCTTTGACAAGTTTTTGCAGGTAGGTGGAGACTCCTGGGGGGGGGGCGGGGTCTATGGGTAGCAGCTCACACCCCCATAGGAGCCCGGCaggtaacaaaaagaaaagaagtggttTTCGTCATGCAAAAGGAAACGGCGGGAAACACACGccgatgaagaaaaaaaaaaaaaaaaagcgggcaGGGGAATTGGGTGAAGAGCCAGTTTCTGAGCCAGGCCTGCTGGCTGCCCCTGGTTTTGCGTGCGAATGTCAGGGCAGGATGGAGGTGCCGAACTCCCCGCCGGCTCCCGATTCCTGAAAATCGCCTTCTCCCCACCTTACTCCCCAGGACTCCGAGGCCCGGCGCAATCGCGCGCTGCGGAGGGCGGCGGAGGAGCGACACCAGGCGAGCCGCCGGGAGGCGGAGGCGCTGCGTCTGCGGACCCAGCTCGAGGAGCTACGGCAAGAACGCGCGCGGCTGCAGCGCCGGCTTAAGCGCCTGGAGCCCTGCGCGCGCCTGCTGGAGCAAGCGCTGGAGCTGCTGCCCGGGGTGAGTCCCGGGAAGAAGGCTGGGAGCTCGGCGCCACCGCGCGGCGCTGAGTGGCTCAGGGACGGCTTCGGACCGGCGAACTACTGTAGCGCTGAACTACTGGAGTTCTTGGCGTGAATGCCAAGAACTATCGCTTATGGAGCGCTCACTGTATGCCAGGGATACGCTTTAGTTTTTGTGGTTGTTAGTTTT from Papio anubis isolate 15944 chromosome 9, Panubis1.0, whole genome shotgun sequence includes the following:
- the CFAP73 gene encoding cilia- and flagella-associated protein 73, translated to MAVPWEEYFRLALQEKLSTKLPEQAEDYVPPVLRLLEKRQELVDADQALQAQKEVFRTRMAALKQRWEQLEQKERELKGSFIRFDKFLQDSEARRNRALRRAAEERHQASRREAEALRLRTQLEELRQERARLQRRLKRLEPCARLLEQALELLPGFQEVPELVARFDGLAQTQAALRLRERERLAELEAARSRLQQLRDAWPDEVLAQGQRRAQLQERLEAARELTLQWESKWIQIQNTAAEKTLLLGRSRMAVLNLFQLVCQHQRQPPTLDIEDTEGQLEQVKLFMQDLSAMLAGLGQAEPAAPAS